One Camelus ferus isolate YT-003-E unplaced genomic scaffold, BCGSAC_Cfer_1.0 contig3447, whole genome shotgun sequence genomic window, CCTTTCTGTTCCTTGCCTATTTACTCATTATGGTGGGAAATCTGATGATCCTCATCCTCACCCTGCTGGACTCCCACCTTCAGACCCCCgtgtgtttctttctctggaaCTTCTCTTCTTAGAAATTTCCTTCACAAACATCTTCATTCCTAGGGTCCTGATCAGCATCACAACAGGAAACAAGAGCATCAGCTTTGCTGGCTGCTTCACTCAATATTTCTTTGCCATATTCCTTGGGTCAGTGGAGTTTTACCCTCTGGCCGCCCTGTACTATGACCACTACATGGCTGTCTGCAAGCCCCTGCACCCAGCTGGCTCTCTGCTCCTGGCTGGCTGGGTTAACATGGTTATTATACCACCAGTCACTCTGATGAGTCAGCAGGACTTCTGTGCCTCCAACAGGCTGAATCATTCTTTCTGTGACTATGAGCCCCTTCGGGAACTCTCCTGTTCAGACACGAGCCTCACAGAGAAGGTTGTCTTCCCTGTGGCCTCAGTGACCCTGGTGGTCACTCTGGTGCTAGTGATTCTCTCCCACACGTTCATCATCAGGACTGTTCTGAAGCTCCCCTCTGCCTTTTCCACTTGTTCTTCCCACCTGattgtcatctctctctcttatgGAAGCTGCTTCTTCATGTACATTAAGCCCACAGCAAAAGAAGCAGATTCATTCAACATGGGAGCTGCTCTCCTCATTACTTCAGCTGCACCTTGGTTGAACCCCTTCATTTACACCCTAAGGAACCAACGGGTAAAACAAGCCTTCAAGGATACAGTCAAGAAGCTTATGAAACTTTAaagaatttcagaattaaaaccTTAATGGATGGATCCATTTCATATGCCCCCCTCCGCTTCCACTCGAGCTGCCCCTTCAGGACCACAGCACGTGCGCCTGCTTGGGCCTGGAAGGAAAAGCAACAGGAAAATTAGTAGGATATAGAGAGGCAcgggtttgggttttttccagGTCTATAAAAATATCTACTTTTTAGCCAAAAAAGAAGAGTGTATGTTTGTTTGTGGCTCTAGAATACATATGTAaactgtatccccagcacctgtgtgagtgcgtgtgagtgtgtgtgcgcctgAGTGTGCGTGCGTGTGGTTCCAGAACACAAACAagctgtatcctcagcacc contains:
- the LOC102508134 gene encoding LOW QUALITY PROTEIN: olfactory receptor 2AP1-like (The sequence of the model RefSeq protein was modified relative to this genomic sequence to represent the inferred CDS: inserted 1 base in 1 codon); this encodes MKNKTMQTEFILLGLTGVPELQGVVFTFLFLAYLLIMVGNLMILILTLLDSHLQTPVCFFLWNFXFLEISFTNIFIPRVLISITTGNKSISFAGCFTQYFFAIFLGSVEFYPLAALYYDHYMAVCKPLHPAGSLLLAGWVNMVIIPPVTLMSQQDFCASNRLNHSFCDYEPLRELSCSDTSLTEKVVFPVASVTLVVTLVLVILSHTFIIRTVLKLPSAFSTCSSHLIVISLSYGSCFFMYIKPTAKEADSFNMGAALLITSAAPWLNPFIYTLRNQRVKQAFKDTVKKLMKL